From a single Vitis vinifera cultivar Pinot Noir 40024 chromosome 18, ASM3070453v1 genomic region:
- the LOC104882718 gene encoding laccase-15-like has translation MWLIMKVFLLQILVFQLFGGGIHCQASTRRHTFVVREASYTRLCSTKKMLTVNGQFPGPTIYAMKGETIIVDVYNRGKENVTIHWHGVNMPRYPWTDGPEYITQCPIQPGSKFSQKIILSSEEGTLWWHAHSDWTRATVHGAIIVYPKNGTKYPFHKPNAEVLIILGQWWKIDVNAIRDKGLANGADANASDSLLINGQPGDLLPCSKSSTFKLTVDHEKTYLLRIINAALHEPLFFSIAKHKMTVVGTDGSYTKPLTQDYITIFPGQTFDVLLEANQRPDHYYMAAKTYSDAPTGRNIFDNTTTTAIIQYRGYYTPSSPPFLPHLPAFNDTIASLQVMATLRSLADVEHPCNVPLSTSTKLIYTLSINSYPCVNDSCSGANGTRSAASINNISFHTPTVDILEAYYYNINGVYGDKFPSVPPVVFDFTAYYLPLLYQLPSAGTEVRVLEYNSTVEIVLQGTNLVAGVTHPMHLHGHSFYVVGWGFGNFDENRDPLHYNLVDPPHQNTISVPKNGWVAIRFEASNPGVWFMHCHVERHLTWGMETVFIVKNGKHPEAQMLPPPSDMPPC, from the exons ATGTGGCTGATCATGAAGGTTTTCCTCTTACAAATTTTAGTGTTTCAACTTTTTGGTGGTGGCATCCATTGCCAAGCTTCAACCCGTCGGCATACTTTTGTG GTGAGGGAAGCTTCATATACAAGGCTTTGTAGCACCAAGAAAATGTTAACAGTAAATGGACAATTTCCGGGACCAACTATATATGCTATGAAAGGAGAGACGATCATTGTCGACGTTTATAAcaggggaaaagaaaatgtcACCATTCACTG GCATGGGGTGAACATGCCTAGATATCCATGGACAGATGGTCCCGAGTATATCACACAATGCCCAATTCAGCCTGGGTCAAAGTTTAGTCAGAAGATCATCCTTTCCTCTGAGGAAGGCACTTTATGGTGGCATGCTCACAGTGACTGGACCCGAGCCACCGTTCATGGAGCTATAATCGTCTATCCTAAGAATGGAACCAAGTATCCTTTTCACAAACCTAATGCAGAAGTTCTCATCATATTAG GACAATGGTGGAAGATTGATGTGAATGCAATTCGAGATAAAGGGCTTGCAAACGGAGCTGATGCCAACGCCTCTGATTCTTTATTGATAAATGGACAACCCGGTGATCTACTTCCATGCTCAAAATCAA GCACATTCAAGCTAACAGTGGATCATGAAAAGACCTATCTACTTCGCATAATCAATGCTGCCTTGCATGAGcctctcttcttctccattgccaAGCATAAAATGACAGTGGTTGGAACAGATGGTAGCTACACGAAACCATTGACACAAGATTATATCACAATATTTCCTGGCCAAACCTTCGATGTCTTACTAGAAGCTAACCAACGCCCGGATCACTATTACATGGCGGCTAAAACTTATTCCGATGCCCCGACAGGTCGTAATATTTTTGATAACACAACCACCACAGCTATTATACAGTACAGGGGATACTACACTCCATCTTCACCTCCCTTCTTGCCTCATTTACCTGCATTCAATGACACAATTGCATCGCTTCAAGTCATGGCCACCCTCCGAAGCTTAGCAGATGTGGAACATCCTTGCAATGTCCCATTGAGCACGAGCACTAAACTGATTTACACTCTTTCTATAAACTCGTACCCATGCGTCAATGATTCATGTTCAGGGGCCAATGGGACGCGGTCTGCCGCAAGTATAAACAACATAAGCTTCCATACCCCTACAGTTGACATACTGGAAGCTTACTATTATAACATCAATGGTGTATATGGAGATAAATTTCCTAGCGTTCCACCAGTGGTGTTTGATTTTACAGCATATTATCTTCCATTACTCTATCAGTTGCCGAGCGCCGGAACAGAAGTAAGGGTGCTTGAGTATAACTCCACAGTGGAGATTGTTTTGCAAGGGACAAACTTGGTTGCAGGGGTAACCCACCccatgcatctccatggacacaGTTTCTATGTTGTTGGATGGGGATTTGGGAATTTCGATGAAAATAGGGATCCTTTGCACTACAATCTGGTGGATCCTCCCCATCAGAATACCATCTCTGTTCCTAAGAATGGTTGGGTTGCAATCAGATTCGAGGCATCCAACCCTG GAGTGTGGTTCATGCACTGCCATGTAGAACGCCATCTGACTTGGGGCATGGAAACTGTGTTCATAGTGAAAAATGGTAAACACCCAGAAGCTCAAATGTTGCCTCCTCCATCCGACATGCCACCATGTTGA